A single Pseudomonas sp. MM223 DNA region contains:
- the glnQ_5 gene encoding Glutamine transport ATP-binding protein GlnQ (*Name glnQ_5), with protein sequence MTIPRLVAAQPQASLTPDSTLGGDFIQLHGVRKAYSEQLVVMDQMNLGMRADDRLVIIGPSGSGKSSLLRVLMGLEGIQGGSIQFQGKPYIDGSRKQGKPLDETLHKQIGMVFQHYTLFPHLSVLGNLTLAPVKVHGLSKAEATEKARAYLARLGLESKLHAYPSQLSGGQKQRVAIARALMLEPRLMLFDEVTSALDPEMVIEVQNVMMQLAEQKMAMIIVTHDMHFARHIATRVVFCANGKVVEQGHPEQIFTRPREARTREFLEKVVQFD encoded by the coding sequence ATGACCATTCCCCGTTTGGTGGCCGCCCAGCCACAGGCTTCGCTCACCCCGGATTCCACCCTGGGCGGCGACTTCATCCAGCTGCACGGTGTGCGCAAGGCCTACAGCGAGCAGCTGGTCGTGATGGACCAGATGAACCTGGGCATGCGCGCCGACGATCGGCTGGTGATCATCGGCCCGTCCGGCAGCGGCAAGAGCTCGCTGCTGCGGGTGCTGATGGGCCTGGAAGGTATCCAGGGCGGCAGCATCCAGTTTCAGGGCAAACCGTACATCGACGGCAGCCGCAAACAGGGCAAGCCACTGGACGAAACCCTGCACAAGCAGATTGGCATGGTGTTCCAGCACTACACGCTGTTCCCGCACCTGTCGGTGCTGGGCAACCTGACCCTGGCACCGGTCAAGGTACATGGCCTGAGCAAGGCCGAAGCCACCGAAAAGGCGCGCGCCTACCTGGCCCGCCTGGGCCTGGAAAGCAAGCTGCACGCCTACCCCAGCCAGTTGTCCGGCGGCCAGAAACAGCGCGTGGCCATTGCCCGGGCCCTGATGCTGGAGCCCCGCCTGATGCTGTTCGATGAAGTCACCTCGGCGCTGGACCCGGAAATGGTCATCGAAGTGCAGAACGTGATGATGCAGCTGGCCGAGCAAAAGATGGCGATGATCATCGTCACCCACGACATGCACTTCGCCCGGCACATCGCCACCCGCGTGGTGTTCTGCGCCAACGGCAAGGTGGTCGAGCAAGGCCACCCCGAACAGATCTTCACCCGGCCTCGGGAAGCACGCACACGTGAGTTTCTCGAGAAGGTTGTGCAGTTCGATTGA
- the tcyB gene encoding L-cystine transport system permease protein TcyB (*Name tcyB), giving the protein MPLDFSVVLHYWPVLLKGLALTLAFTAVCALLGSLLGFVVSLLRQTKLKPVRLPLALYVEFFRGTPLLIQLFWVFFCFPVVFGLDIPPYVSVLIALTLYMGAITSETFRGALKSIASEQHDACTALGLTSRVKVLYVVFPQALLRSVPPLLSNVVSLFKESALISSVGVADLMFVGQNISNSTARPVEFLSAVAVIYFLVAFPLTRLVGVVEGRLLRRYAY; this is encoded by the coding sequence ATGCCACTCGATTTTTCGGTTGTATTGCACTACTGGCCGGTGCTGCTCAAGGGCCTGGCCCTGACCTTGGCGTTCACCGCAGTGTGCGCGCTGCTGGGCAGCCTGCTGGGCTTCGTGGTCAGCCTGCTGCGCCAGACGAAGCTGAAACCGGTGCGCCTGCCGCTGGCCCTTTATGTGGAGTTTTTCCGCGGCACGCCGTTGTTGATCCAGCTGTTCTGGGTGTTCTTCTGCTTCCCGGTGGTGTTCGGCCTGGACATCCCGCCCTACGTGTCGGTGCTGATCGCCCTGACCCTGTACATGGGCGCGATCACCAGCGAGACCTTCCGTGGCGCGCTGAAGTCGATTGCCAGCGAACAGCACGACGCCTGCACCGCGCTGGGCCTGACCTCGCGGGTGAAGGTGCTGTACGTGGTGTTCCCCCAGGCGCTGCTGCGCTCGGTACCGCCACTGCTGTCGAACGTGGTCAGCCTGTTCAAGGAAAGCGCGCTGATCTCTTCGGTCGGGGTCGCCGACCTGATGTTCGTCGGCCAGAACATTTCCAACAGCACCGCGCGCCCGGTCGAGTTCCTCTCGGCAGTGGCGGTCATCTACTTCCTGGTGGCCTTCCCGCTCACCCGCCTGGTCGGTGTGGTCGAGGGGCGCCTGCTTCGTCGCTATGCCTACTGA
- the gltK_1 gene encoding Glutamate/aspartate import permease protein GltK (*Name gltK_1) — MNYQFDFHFLNGSLPALLDGLKVTLELALVSNLIGLTCGFVLCLMTLSRWFFVRWPAQLFIEFFRCTPALLQIVWFFYCVPMLFDVFIDPIAMGFLALGLNLTAFNAEAYRAGVQVVPREHLDASVALGLKGWQRTLYVVLPQALRSALPVLITNGIGTLQQSALVAIVAVADLMYVGKSLATEAYRPLETYTLIALIYFALSLPIAQLVQWFERRQELAAQR, encoded by the coding sequence ATGAACTACCAATTCGATTTCCACTTTCTCAACGGCAGCCTGCCGGCCCTGCTCGACGGGCTGAAGGTAACGCTTGAGCTGGCCCTGGTCTCTAACCTGATCGGCCTTACCTGCGGCTTTGTGCTGTGCCTGATGACCCTGAGCCGCTGGTTCTTCGTGCGCTGGCCGGCACAACTGTTCATCGAGTTTTTCCGCTGCACCCCGGCACTGCTGCAGATCGTCTGGTTCTTCTACTGCGTGCCGATGCTGTTCGACGTGTTCATCGACCCCATCGCCATGGGCTTCCTGGCCCTGGGGCTGAACCTGACCGCATTCAACGCCGAGGCCTACCGCGCCGGGGTGCAGGTGGTGCCGCGCGAACACCTGGATGCCTCGGTCGCACTGGGCCTGAAGGGCTGGCAGCGCACCCTGTACGTGGTGTTGCCACAGGCGCTGCGCAGCGCCCTGCCGGTGCTGATTACCAATGGCATCGGCACCCTGCAGCAAAGCGCACTGGTGGCCATCGTCGCCGTCGCCGACCTGATGTACGTGGGCAAAAGCCTGGCCACCGAGGCCTACCGCCCGCTGGAAACCTACACCCTGATCGCCTTGATCTACTTCGCCCTGTCGTTGCCGATCGCGCAGCTGGTGCAGTGGTTCGAACGGCGCCAGGAACTGGCCGCCCAGCGCTGA
- the dapA_3 gene encoding 4-hydroxy-tetrahydrodipicolinate synthase (*Name dapA_3), translated as MKLNGILPALVTPFDAAGKVDHDTLAAILEHQLAAGVNGFVPLGSTGEYYALTNDERRQILATVKEVVGERGTLIAGANGSCTREVLEQVRQTVDAGYHNLLIAPPYYALPSQEELLAHYNTILSTFPEINVVLYNYPIRTNVEVGLDVVAALHEHPRVIGIKESSGNLLRAIEIGEKYKGIQLSCGSDDQALDFYLWGADSWICGPANIFPEKVVAFHNAFTGGDIRGAQQIMRSLFPAMANLESGKFVQKVKYGTELAGFKVGPARAPLLPLTDEEKAEFRKVFEASQA; from the coding sequence ATGAAACTGAATGGCATCCTGCCCGCCCTGGTCACCCCGTTCGACGCCGCCGGCAAAGTCGATCACGACACCTTGGCTGCGATCCTCGAACATCAGCTGGCGGCCGGTGTGAACGGTTTCGTACCGCTGGGCTCGACCGGTGAGTACTACGCCCTGACCAACGACGAACGCCGGCAGATCCTGGCCACCGTCAAGGAGGTGGTTGGCGAACGCGGCACCCTGATTGCCGGCGCTAACGGCTCTTGCACCCGCGAAGTGCTGGAGCAGGTGCGGCAGACCGTCGATGCCGGCTACCACAACCTGCTGATCGCCCCGCCCTACTACGCACTGCCGTCCCAGGAAGAGCTGCTGGCCCACTACAACACCATCCTCTCGACATTCCCCGAGATCAACGTGGTGCTTTACAACTACCCGATCCGCACCAACGTCGAAGTGGGCCTGGACGTGGTCGCCGCGCTGCACGAACACCCGCGTGTGATCGGCATCAAGGAAAGCAGCGGCAACCTGTTGCGCGCCATCGAGATCGGTGAGAAATACAAAGGCATCCAGCTGTCGTGTGGTTCCGACGACCAGGCGCTGGACTTTTACCTGTGGGGCGCCGACAGCTGGATCTGCGGCCCGGCCAACATCTTCCCGGAGAAGGTGGTGGCCTTCCACAACGCGTTCACCGGCGGCGATATCCGTGGTGCCCAGCAGATCATGCGCAGCCTGTTCCCGGCCATGGCCAACCTGGAAAGCGGCAAGTTCGTGCAGAAGGTCAAGTACGGCACCGAGCTGGCCGGTTTCAAGGTCGGCCCGGCGCGTGCACCGCTGCTGCCACTGACCGATGAAGAAAAGGCCGAATTCCGCAAGGTGTTCGAGGCCTCTCAGGCCTGA